One part of the Olleya sp. YS genome encodes these proteins:
- a CDS encoding 4Fe-4S dicluster domain-containing protein, producing MAIIITDECINCGACEPECPNTAIYEGADDWRYKDGTSLEGKLVLTNGKEVDADEAQEPISDEIYYIVPDKCTECVGFHEEPQCAAVCPVDCCVPDEDYVESEETLLGKQKFMHPDG from the coding sequence ATGGCAATTATTATAACAGACGAATGTATTAACTGTGGAGCTTGTGAGCCTGAATGTCCGAATACAGCAATTTATGAAGGAGCTGACGATTGGAGATACAAGGATGGAACAAGCCTAGAAGGAAAGTTAGTCTTGACTAACGGTAAAGAAGTTGATGCGGATGAAGCGCAAGAGCCAATAAGTGACGAAATTTACTACATTGTTCCTGATAAATGTACGGAGTGTGTTGGATTTCATGAAGAACCACAATGTGCTGCAGTATGTCCTGTAGATTGTTGTGTGCCAGATGAAGACTATGTAGAAAGTGAAGAAACATTATTAGGGAAACAAAAATTTATGCATCCTGATGGATAA
- the ychF gene encoding redox-regulated ATPase YchF encodes MKAGIVGLPNVGKSTLFNCLSNAKAQSANFPFCTIEPNIGVVNVPDPRLEKLESLVNPERVIPATVEIVDIAGLVKGASKGEGLGNQFLANIRETDAILHVLRCFDNDNIVHVDGNVDPIRDKETIDMELQLKDLETVEKKLDKVKRAAKTGDKEAQKEEAVLLKIKDALEAGLSIRALEFSEEDYKAYVKPLQFITDKPVMYVCNVDEGSAVTGNAYVDLVKDKVKDENAEVLVLAVGTEADINELDDYEERQMFLQDIGLEEPGSAKLIRSAYKLLNQQTYFTAGVKEVRAWTVNIGATGPQAAGVIHTDFEKGFIRAEVISYDDYVQYGSEAKVKEAGKMRVEGKGYIVKDGDVMHFLFNV; translated from the coding sequence ATGAAAGCAGGAATTGTAGGATTACCAAACGTAGGAAAATCAACCTTATTCAATTGTTTATCTAACGCTAAAGCACAAAGTGCAAACTTCCCATTTTGTACCATCGAGCCTAATATTGGTGTTGTTAATGTACCAGACCCAAGATTAGAAAAGTTAGAAAGCTTAGTTAATCCAGAGCGTGTAATACCAGCTACAGTAGAGATTGTTGATATTGCTGGATTAGTAAAAGGTGCCAGTAAAGGAGAAGGTTTAGGTAACCAGTTTTTGGCAAACATTAGAGAAACAGATGCTATACTTCACGTTTTACGTTGTTTTGATAATGATAATATTGTACACGTTGATGGTAATGTAGATCCTATAAGAGATAAAGAAACTATCGATATGGAATTGCAGCTTAAAGATCTTGAAACAGTCGAAAAAAAATTGGATAAAGTAAAAAGAGCTGCCAAAACTGGAGATAAAGAGGCACAGAAAGAAGAGGCTGTATTATTAAAAATAAAAGACGCTTTAGAAGCTGGATTATCTATTAGAGCATTAGAATTTTCTGAAGAAGATTATAAAGCTTACGTTAAACCACTACAATTTATCACAGACAAGCCTGTCATGTATGTATGTAATGTAGACGAAGGAAGTGCTGTAACTGGTAATGCATATGTGGATTTAGTTAAAGACAAAGTTAAAGACGAAAACGCTGAAGTATTAGTGTTAGCAGTAGGTACAGAAGCAGATATTAATGAATTAGACGATTACGAAGAGCGTCAAATGTTTTTACAAGATATTGGATTAGAAGAGCCTGGTTCTGCAAAACTAATTCGCTCTGCTTATAAATTATTAAATCAGCAAACCTATTTTACTGCTGGTGTCAAAGAAGTGCGTGCTTGGACAGTTAACATAGGCGCAACAGGTCCACAAGCTGCAGGAGTGATTCATACGGATTTTGAAAAAGGATTTATTAGAGCAGAGGTTATTAGTTACGACGACTATGTACAATACGGAAGCGAAGCCAAAGTAAAAGAAGCAGGAAAAATGCGTGTAGAAGGTAAAGGTTACATAGTTAAAGATGGAGATGTTATGCATTTCTTATTTAATGTGTAA
- a CDS encoding acyl-CoA reductase — MSNKENITEAFIQLGRFLSQFSSHGIKKDETILHNDLFFDGFKHQIKIAKENNGWFTQDNIMFALEGWSNQLTEDKLHNWLKPYTLEHVKPKTVAIIMAGNIPLVGFHDFLCVLVSGHNVLVKQSSNDKHLLPFIAKYLEYIAPSIKGKIKITEDKLDNFDAVIATGSNNTARYFEYYFKDKPSIIRKNRNSVAILRGNETKAELDLLSEDIFRYYGLGCRNVSKLFVPKDYNFDAFFKAMYKWNDIIHENKYANNYDYNKAVYLMSEFDMLENGFLMIKEDQSYASPIATVFYEYYQSKEALKQKIETDQDLIQCVVANGFSDSEIAFGMTQKPELDDYADGIDTINFLINLK, encoded by the coding sequence ATGAGCAACAAAGAGAACATAACAGAAGCTTTTATACAATTAGGTCGTTTTTTAAGTCAATTTTCCTCTCATGGCATAAAAAAAGATGAAACCATTCTGCACAACGACTTGTTTTTTGATGGCTTTAAGCATCAAATTAAAATTGCAAAAGAAAATAACGGTTGGTTTACCCAAGACAATATAATGTTTGCTTTGGAAGGTTGGAGCAACCAGTTAACAGAAGATAAGTTACACAATTGGCTCAAGCCTTACACATTAGAGCATGTTAAACCAAAAACAGTAGCTATTATAATGGCTGGGAATATTCCTTTAGTTGGATTTCATGATTTTTTGTGTGTATTAGTTTCTGGTCATAATGTACTTGTTAAACAATCCTCAAATGATAAGCATTTATTACCTTTTATTGCTAAATATTTAGAATATATAGCCCCAAGTATAAAGGGAAAAATAAAAATTACTGAAGATAAACTAGACAATTTTGATGCAGTTATTGCTACAGGAAGTAATAATACTGCACGATATTTTGAATATTATTTTAAAGACAAACCTTCAATAATTAGAAAAAACAGAAATTCGGTAGCCATTTTAAGAGGAAATGAAACCAAAGCAGAGTTAGATTTATTATCTGAAGACATTTTTAGATATTATGGATTGGGATGCAGAAACGTTAGTAAGTTGTTTGTTCCAAAAGATTATAATTTTGATGCTTTTTTCAAAGCAATGTACAAATGGAATGACATCATTCATGAAAACAAATACGCTAATAATTACGATTACAACAAAGCGGTGTATTTAATGAGTGAATTTGATATGCTAGAAAATGGCTTTTTAATGATTAAAGAAGATCAAAGTTACGCTTCACCAATTGCTACAGTATTTTACGAGTACTATCAGTCTAAAGAAGCATTAAAACAAAAAATTGAAACAGACCAAGACTTAATACAATGTGTAGTGGCAAATGGTTTTAGCGATTCAGAAATTGCTTTTGGAATGACACAAAAACCAGAGCTTGATGATTATGCAGATGGAATAGACACTATTAACTTTTTAATTAATTTAAAATAA